The DNA region GCGGCTATTAAAGAAAAGATTAAACAAATTAAAGGATTTCAAGTTAGGCTTTAATGGAAAAAAAAAGACTCGATACTTGTCTGGTAAAATTAGGTAAGTTTAATAACGAAAAAAGAGCTAAAGCTGCTATTTTGGAGGGGAGAGTTTTTGTTGACGGAAATCTTGTCGATAAAGCCGGAACTCTCGTTTCCCTATCAAGTGATATAGTGGTTCGTGAAAATGAGGAAGAATTTGTTTCGAGAGGCGGAAGAAAATTAGAAAAGGCGTTAAAGCATTTCGGTGTAGATGTTAAAGATAGGGTTGTTTTAGATGTTGGGTCCTCAACGGGTGGATTTACTGACTGCCTGCTTAAAAGGGGAGCAAAATTAGTTATAGCTGTTGATGTTGGTTATGGCCAGCTGGCTTGGCGGTTACGCAAAGATCCCAGGGTTTTTGTTTTAGAAAGAACAAATATAAGATATTTAACACCAGATAAGCTACCAACTCAGCCAAACATGGTTGTTATCGATGTATCATTTATATCGGTAAAAAAGATTATCGACAACATAAAGAAACTTGTTAAAAATGACGCGGAATATTTAATCTTAATTAAACCGCAGTTTGAAGCGAAAAGGGAACTCATTGGAAAAAAAGGAATAGTGAGAGACCCGAAGACTCATCAGGGAGTTTTAACGGATATGTGGAAGTTTTTTGAAGAAGAGGGCTTTGTTGCGCGGGGATTAGATTTCTCTCCAATTTTAGGAGTTAAAGGGAATATGGAATTTTTATTTTATTTGAAGTCAAATAAAAAAGAGATTAAAGACGATAATTCAACTACTATAGTTGAGAAAGTTGTTTCGGAAGCACACAAGTTTCTATTAAAATCTCAGAAGGAAGGCTAATGAAAAGAATTGCGATAGTTATTCATACAAGAAAACCAAAAGCAAAAAAAGTCGCGCTTAAGCTTATCCCTTGGCTAAACGAGCAAAATATTAAAGTGTTGATGACTAAAAGCGATGCTTTAGACATCGGACATGTTGGTTTAGGCGTTGAAGAAGATGTTTTTACTGAAAAGGCCGACTTACTAATTGCCTTGGGTGGGGATGGGACCATACTTAGGGCTGTTAGGTTGCTAAAGGGGAGAGATGCACCAATTCTCGGAGTTAACTTGGGCAAACTTGGTTTTCTTGCTGAAGTCAATGCCGATAAACTTTTCAATGTGTTTTCTCAAATTATTAAAGGAAAATATAAACAAGACAGAAGGATGCTTCTTAGATGTGAAATAATTAAAGATGACAAAGTTATCTTTACGCAAGATGTTTTAAATGAAGTCGTAGCTGGAAGAGGAGCTCGTCATAGGCTTACGAAGATAGAAGTCGATATCAATGGGAAACCTTTTAAAAGTTATTCAGCCGATTCGGTAATTTTTTCTACGCCAACTGGTTCAACTGCTTATTCTCTGTCCGCCGGGGGGCCCATTGTGTCACCTAAAACAAAATTAATTATTATGACGCCGGTTTGCCCTCATTCTTTCTTTAATCGAAGCATAGTTTTATCTAAAGAGGATGAGATTATTCTGAGCTGTCCAGATAAACAAAAGGGATTCACGCTATCTTTTGATGGTATAACTCACATCAAAGAAGAAAATTTCAGTTATTTAAGAATATCTATTTCACCCAACGAGGTCTCTCTTATTAGATTAGCTGAGTATGATTTTTATACTACTCTGAAGGAGAAATTAGATATTTGGACTCGAATGGGGGATTAATCTTAGATGCTTCAGGAACTCCACATAAAAAATCTTGCGCTTATAGATGAGTCCTATGTGGAATTTGATAAGGGACTAAACGTATTGACCGGTGAAACGGGTGCAGGCAAGACCGTGCTGGTTCAAGCCATTAACTTGTTGGTGGGAGAAAGAGCCGATTACTCGTTTATTCGTACCGGATGCGAGGAGGCTTGTGTCGAAGGTTCGTTTTTGTTACAAAACACTACCAACGAAGCGCTTGAATATTTGGATACTGCTGATTTAGATGAAGATGCCCGGCAGTTTGTAATCTCTCGCAAAATTTCGCGGGACGGTAAAAATAAATGTTATATCAACGGCAAGATTGTTACTCTGAATTGCCTTAAAGAAATGGGAAATTTTTTGGTTGATTTTCATGGGCAACACGAGCATCAATCTCTTTTAAAAACCTCAAGCCATCTTGAATTTTTAGATAGATATGCCGGACGGGAAGACCTGGATTTAAGGGGAAAATACTCAAAAACTTACGAAGAATTAAAAAAGATGTCTTCCAATATTAAAAAGTTAAAAAATGAAACGCAAGAACGCTCCGGAAAAGAAGATTTGCTTCGTTTTCAAATTGAAGAAATTAAAAATAGCAATTTAAGAAGTGGTGAAGAAGAGGACTTAATTAAAGAAAGAGATGTTTCGAGAAATGCTGAAAAAATTTGTGAAGCGGTAAATTTAGCACGTGACGCTCTTTCGGGAGATTCGCAATACTCCGCGTATGATTTTATAGCTAAAGCCGAAGGTTCGGTGGCGCGGGTTTCTGAATTTGACGTTCAATTAGATGAGATTTACAAGAGAATTGAAAGCGTCTCTTTGGAGGTTGATGATTTAGGGCAACTGCTTCGCGCTTATGTTGAAAAGTTTCAATATAATCCCAACAGACTTGATAATATTGAAACCAGGTTAGCCACAATTAATGCTTTGAAGAGGAAATATGGAGAAACTATCGATGAAATTTTGCGTTTTTCAAATCAAGCTCAAGTTGAACTTGATTCTTTAATGACGGCGGAAAGCCTTCTTGGTAATTCAGAGCTTAAATTGGCTGAAAAATACAATGAACTATCGGCTTTTGCTGAAGAACTTTCCAAAAAGCGCAAGAAAGCCGCATTGGATTTTGAAAAAGAGGTTATCAAGCAACTATGTGATTTAAACATGCCAAAAGTAAAATTTGGAGTCCAGATTTTAAGTAAAGAATCTACAGAGCTTGATGATGGTTTAACTGTGTTAGGCAAAAAATGTAAATTTAATTCTGACGGTGTTGATACAGTTGAATTTTTAATATCGCCAAATCCGGGGGAGCCCTTAAAACCTTTGGTTAAAATTGCTTCAGGCGGGGAAATGTCTCGGATCATGCTTGCATTGAAAATTGTTCTGGCAAATATAGATTCTATCCCCACACTAATATTCGATGAGATAGATAGCGGGGTTGGTGGAAAAACGGCTGGTTTTGTTGGGCAAAAAATGAATTTTCTCTCAGAAACACACCAATTAATTTGCATTACTCATCTTCCTCAAATTGCTGCTTTCGCCAATCGTCATTTCCGGGTTTTTAAAAAGGAAGCAGAGAATAAAACACAAACATTTGTCGAGACACTTTCTTTTAATGATAGAATTGCTGAGATAGCTCGTATGCTGGGGGGCAAAGGCGATCCGACAGAACTTTCTAAAAAACATGCTCTGGAATTAATCAATCTGGCAAAAAAAATAATCGGGAGGCATGTTGTTTAAAGAAAAATACATTAAAAAGTACACGTTGAGTATTTATAGAAAGCGCCGAAATCGCTCTCTTTTTTGCATTGGGGTAGTAATTTCTTTGGTTGTTTTGTTTTCCATTTATTATTTTATCGTCAGGAGGGGTATGCTTGCCGGAGCTGAACAGCAGCCCAAAAACGCTTTAAAAGTTGAAGAAACCAGCATTGAGCTTTATCCGGTCTTTTGCCAAGTGGGCTCGACAAATTTATTTCTTTCTTTGCCGGTTGAGATATTTGATGTCCTTGGTTTAGGCTATCATCAAGCGAGCGAGGCAAATGCATTTGAATTAATGCCTCTGGGAGAAGAGATTAAACTTTCAAAGGGTGAAAAAATTGTGTTGAAAAAAAACAATGAGATTAATGGATTAAGCTATTTCATTATGTTTAGTCGCGGGAGAGACACTTCACCAACTTCCGCAGCGGATATAGCAGTTACTCCTAATACCTGGATAAGAAGTCCGATTGACGGAAGAGTGACAAAAATTAAAACATATTATTTGTATGATAAATTTGAAGATTTTCACGTTGAAATTGAGCCCTTGGGACATCCCGAATTAAGGTTAGTGCTTATCCATCTTGATGACTTAGATGTGAAAGAAGGAGATATAGTTAAGGACAAAGAAACACTATTAGGAAAGGTTAGAGACTTTGGGCAAAAATTTGAGTCTCAAATAGAACGTCATATTCCAAAGGAGTGCGACCACGTTCATTTACAAGTCAACAAGCACGTAGAAGGGGAAGATTAGTTTAAATGCAGCATATTGGAATCGCTAAGTTGGGCAAAAGAACAAAAAGCCTTGTTAAACGTCTTAAAGCCGGCGATATTGCGATAATTGATCATGTTGATTTGGACAGAGTAACGGCCGAATCTTTAATCGATGCCGGCGTTGAGGTTGTAATCAATGCTTCTTCTTTTATTTCTGGGAGATACCCCAACATTGGCCCTCTCTTAATGGCCTCAGAAGGAATCTACCTTATTGATGCGGTGGAAGAAGATGTTTTTAATCAAATAAAAGAGGGAGACGAAATAGTTGTTCGAGGCGACAAGATTTTCCATAAGGGCAAGGTGTTAGCCAGTGGTAAGACACTAACTGTCCCAATAATTAAAGAAAAAATGGAAGAAGCAAAAAAAAATATCGGAGCGGAATTAGAAAAATTTGCAACCAATACGCTTTATTATATGCAGAAAGAGAAAGACTTGCTTTTAGAGGGAATGAAGGTTCCGGAGTCTTCCGTCAATTTTAATGGTCGTCACACCTTAATTGTTGTTCGAGGACATCACTATAAGGCTGATTTAAAGATATTGCGTTCTTATATTAAAGAAGTAAGGCCTATATTGATTGGAGTTGACGGAGGTGCCGATGCGTTACTTCAAGAAGGATATAAACCTGATATAATTGTAGGAGATATGGATAGTGTTTCGGATGAAGCATTAAACAGCGGAGCCGAATTAATAGTTCACGCATATAAGGATGGTAGCGCGCCGGGGCTTGAGCGTTTAAAGAAAATGAACTTACCCTCAAAGTTATTTAACGCGCTGGGGACAAGTGAAGATATTGCAATGATTCTTGCTTACGAAAAGGGCGCAGATTTAATTGTAGCTGTCGGAACACATGCTAATCTGGTAGAGTTTTTAGATAAAGGAAGAGCGGGAATGGCAAGCACTTTTTTGGTGAGGCTTAAGATTGGCGAAAAGCTTGTTGACGCAAAAGGGGTAAGCAAGCTTTATCAGAGCAGGGCAAAGATTTCTCATTTAATAATCTTGGTCTTTGCGGCTTTCACAACTACCATTACTATAATTATGTCTTCCACAACCATAAGAGGAATTCTTAGACTGATAATTTTAAAAATTCGATTATATTGGGGCTTTTAAAGGAGATTGTTTATGTTAGATTTTAAGTACCATATAACTTCAATTGTTGCTGTATTTCTTGCTTTGGCTTTAGGAATACTTTTGGGTTCGGTAATCGTGGACAAAGGGATTATAGCAGAGCAGCAGCAAGCTTTAATTAATAGCGTTAAGGCTGATGTAAAGCAGATTCAAGAGGAGAATCGTTCTTTAAAAAAAGAGCTTGACGATGCTAACCAGTTACAAGGCGGCATATTCCCCCTGGTTGTTCAAGAACGGCTCTCTCAAAAGAATATTGTTTTTATTTCAAGTTCGCTTGTTTCTGATACCCTTAAAGAGACTTTATCCGAGTCCGTTGAGAAGGCCGGAGCGAAAAGTTTACATATTAGAATTTCCGCCATTTCGGTCTTGGATGATCCGAAGAAAAAAAGCCGGTTAGCTTCATTTTTTCCGGAAGAAAATTTATCCGATGATGAATTAAAATCGAAGTTGATTGAAGAGATTGCCGTCGAATTGGCCACTCCTTCCAACAAGACTCTTCTCAAAGAATTAATAGATTTGGAAATTTTAGAGATGAAAGGTGACGGAAGTTTGCCGGCAAATGGTTTTGTATTTATCGGTGCCGACTTATCCAAATTTGACCCCGAGATTATTGATTTGCCCTTGATTGGAAAACTTAAAGAATTTGGTTTGCCTTTGGTGGCGGTAGAAGTCGAAAAGGTGAGTAATTCCTCCATCCCGCTTTATCAAAATGCCGGTATTTCAACCGTAGATAATGTTGATGCTCTTTCGGGACGGGTTTCTTTGGTTTACACATTACGGGGAGTCTTTGGTAATTTTGGCGTAAAACCATCAGCGGAAAAACTATTACCCATAGGAATTTCCAAATGAATTTGGAGGAATTGGTGACAAAAATAGTTGCGCTAATTCCGGCATATAACGAGGGGGAGAGAATCGCGAAAACGGTTGAGTCTTTAAAAAAAGTCTCCTCAATTACAAGAATTGTCGTAGTTGACGATTGCTCAACTGATGATACGGCAAAAAAAGCCAGTGAAGCCGGTGCGGAAGTTTTTGGCTTAGAAGAGAACATGGGCAAAGGTGGAGCTTTAAATAAGGCCCTAAAAGGACTGGATTATGATATTTTATTATTAATAGACGGAGATTTAAGTGAGTCTGCTTCTGAAGCATGCAAGATATTGGAGCCGGTGATTGACGGCAGCGCTGATATGACAATTGCCGATTTCCCAAAACCCGATAAAAAAGGCGGGTTTGGCCTGGTAAAAGGATTGGCTCGATGGGGGATATGGAAGCTTACGGGAACACAAATGAATGAGCCATTGTCGGGTCAGCGGGCCATAAGGAGAAACGTTATCGAGAGTATAAATAAATTTAGCGGTGGTTTTGGAGTCGAGGTTGGTATGACGATAGATGCGCTTCAAAAAGGATTTAAAGTAAAAGAGATACCGACCTCAATGTCACACGCCGAGACGGGTAGAGATATTCGGGGATTTATGCACAGAGGCCATCAGTTTTTAGATGTTTTTAAAGTTATTTTAAGTCGACTGAGGTAAAAATCATGCGTTTATTTATCTTTTTTACTATATTATCTTTTCTTGTTAGTTCATTTTTGATTAAATATCTCCTCCCTATGTTGGCCTCGTCTAAATACAATTGTTTAAATTTTCGAAATAAATTATTGCCTGCGGGAACCGGTTTGCTGTTTCCCGTGGTCTTTTTGATTACAATTATTTTAACAACGTTTTTTCATGGAAGAGATTTTTCAATAGCCGGCATGACCCTTCTCGTTTTGCTTGTTTTGGTTTTGGGGCTTGCGCTTCTTGGTTTGCTTGATGATCTTCTGGGCGACAAAAGCGTTGGTGGATTTAAAGGGCACTTTGGAGAGCTTGCCCGGGGTAATTTAACTACCGGGTCACTTAAAGCTATCGGCGGAGGATTACTTTCTTTTTTTGCCGCAGCTCCTTTTTCTACAAGTCTTTTTACCCAAATCATCAACACGTTTGTAATTGCTTTGTTTATAAATACATTCAATCTTTTGGATCTTCGCCCCGGACGAGCTCTTAAAGTTTTTTTAATATTGGGATTAATTGTATCCATTTTTTTATGGCGAAGTGTCAGCTGGAGTATTTTGGGTATTTTTATTGGCCCTGCCGTTGTGTTGCTCTGGGTTGATTTAACAGAAAGAGGTATGCTTGGAGATGTAGGTTCAAATGTTTTGGGCGGAGTAGTGGGATTTATTAGCGTTGCTAATTTTAATTGGACCGCAAATCTCTTTATTTTGATAATTTTAGTTATCATTAATGTATACTCTGAAAGTAATTCTATTTCGATGTTTATTGAAAGAAACTTTATCTTGCGTTGGTTGGATGAGTTGGGAAGAAAAAAAATTTAGGGAGGTTTTATTTTGGCCAAGCACATATTTATCACCGGGGGAGTTGTTTCATCGCTTGGAAAGGGGATTACCGCAGCCTCTTTGGGTCGTTTGCTTAAGAGCAGAGGGCTTAAAGTAACAGTTCAAAAACTGGACCCTTATTTAAATGTTGACCCGGGGACCATGAGTCCATATCAGCATGGTGAAGTTTTTGTGACCGACGATGGTACTGAAACTGATTTGGACTTGGGACATTATGAGCGATTTATAGATGAGAATTTAAAGCGTGGGAGTAATGTTACAGCGGGTTCAATTTATTGGTCAATTGTTACCAAAGAACGTCGGGGTGACTTTTTAGGGGGAACGGTTCAGGTAATTCCACATGTGACCAATGAAATTAAAGAGAGAATTTTAATGCTCGGCAAGGAAAATGAAACCGATGTAGTTATAACCGAGATTGGTGGAACCGTTGGTGACATTGAAAGTCTTCCTTTTCTTGAGGCTATCCGGCAATTCAGAAAAGATATAGGGAAAGAGAATGTATTTTATATCCACGTCACTTTAATCCCTTATTTAAACGCCTCCTCGGAATTAAAAACAAAGCCCACTCAGCACAGCGTTAAAGAGTTACGTAGCATTGGTATTCAGCCGGATGCAATTGTGTGTAGGTCTGAGCGTTCTATCAATGACGAGATTAGAAGAAAAATAGCTTTATTTTGTGATATCGACTCAAACGCTGTAATTTCGGCGGTGGATGTGGATACTATTTACGAAATACCGCTTATTCTTCATAAAGAGGGGCTTGACGATATAGTAGTTCAACATTTAAATCTTGCTAAAGAAAAAGCAAACCTTGTTGAATGGGAAAAGTTGGTTGAAAAAATAAAAGGATTGAAAAAAACTATAAGAATTGCTTTGGTTGGGAAATATGTAAAACTGCCCGACGCTTACTTAAGTATTGTTGAATCGTTGAAGCATGCCGGTTTTTATCACGGAGTTGATATTGAAATTAAATGGGTAGATGCCGAGATGATTGAGCTTAAAGAAGTTGGGAAGAAGTTGGCAGACGTTGATGGAGTTTTAGTTCCCGGGGGATTTGGGATTAGAGGAATTGAGGGGAAAATTAGCGCGATAAAGTATGCAAGGGAAAATAAGATACCTTTTCTTGGAATTTGTTTGGGTATGCAATGTGTTGTGGTTGAGTTTGCCCGTAACGTTGTCAAACTTAAGGATGCTAACAGTTCAGAGTTTGATTCCACTACGTCACATCCGGTGATTGATTTATTGCCGGATCAGAAAGATGTTGAGGATATGGGTGGAACCATGAGGCTTGGTCTTTACCCTTGTAAAATTGACAAAAAAACCAAGACTTATGAAGCATATAAAGAAGAGCTTGTATATGAACGTCACAGGCATCGCTATGAGGTTAATAATAAATATAGACAATTGCTTATTGAAAACGGCCTTGTTTTAAGCGGTTTGTCTCCCGACAAGAGATTGGTTGAGATAGTGGAAATTTCTAATCATCCTTGGTTTATAGCTTGTCAATTCCATCCTGAATTTAAATCAAGGCCGAATAGGGCACATCCTATATTTAGAGAATTTATTGGAGCCGCGATAATAAAAAGTGAGGGTGATGGACGGATCAAGTGAAAGGAGAAAAAATGATTGACCCCATTCGTTTAGTTAAAACTTTTGTCGAACTTGCTCAAATTAATAGCGAAAGTTTTAAAGAGGGAAAATTGGCAACTTTTATTGTCAATAAGATGGCGAGCATGGGTATTGACGTAAGAGTTGACATTTCTCTGGAGCAGATTAAAAGCGATACAGGAAATTTAATTATCAGATTTCCCGGAAATAAATCTGTCCCGAGGATTTTATTTATGGCTCACATGGATACTGTTTCGCCGGGCAAAGGCATTCAGGTAATGGTTGAAAACGATGTGATTCAAAGTGTTGGGGATACAATATTAGGAGCTGATGACAAAGCCGGTATTGCTGCGATCATCGAACTTGTTGAAGTTTTGAATTATGAGCGAATTGAACATGGTGACATTATGGCAATTCTAACGGTAGCTGAGGAAAAGGGTAGTATTGGTGCCAAAAATATAGATTACAAAAATTTAAAGACAGATTATGCTTTTGTTTTGGATGGCGAGGGGCCGGTTGGAGGGATAATTACCCAAACTCCTACACAAAATATCATAAAAGCAAAGTTTATCGGTAAATCAGCCCATTCCGGGATTTCACCTGAAATCGGAATAAATGCTATTCAGGCGGCGTCAAATGCAATTTCAAGGATGAAGCTGGGAAGATTAGACGAAGAAACTACGGCAAATATTGGCGTGATTAGAGGTGGCACGTCCTTTAATGTAGTTGCCTCCGAGACCTACGTTGAGGGCGAAGTGAGGAGTTTTTCAATGGAAAAACTTAAAACTCAAACTGAACATATAATGGATTGTTTAACCGAAAGCGCGAAAGATATTGGAGCCGAGGTTAAAATTAATACCGTTCGCGGTTTTACCGGTTACAACTTGAAACCAGATAATAAAGCTATAGCCATTGCTTCGGAGGCTATTAAAAAGGCGGGTTTGACACCCAAATTAGTAACAACCGGCGGCGGGAGCGACGCAAACGTGCTGAACGAGAAAGGGATTGACGCGGTCAATTTAGCGACAGGGATGGTTAATCCTCACTCGAAAGATGAATCAATTACCGTAAAAGAGCTTGAATCATTAACCAAAGTATTGTTAGAGATTGTAAAAATTGCTTTACAAAATAAGATATGATTGATTTTAGAGAAGGTACTGTAAATGAAATTGTTAGACGAAGAAAAGACCTCACAGAGATTAAAGTTAAACTTGAGGTTGATACTTGTATTGCAGTAAATTTAGACTCTTTAACTGGGGATATAGCTATTGGAGACAGAGTTGTTTTAAACACGACGGCAGTTGAACTTAATCTGGGAACCGGCGGGAAACACTTTGTTTTGTGGAACTTTAGACATCATGTCATAAAAGCTTCCGGGGCCGGCCACATAATGAAACTTAGATATACGCCTCTCCAATTGAAACTTCTTTCCGTAGAAGAACAAAAAAGTCCCTACCATAAAGTTATGCAAAACACTGACTTAAAAGGAATGCCAGTTATAGTCGGCAGCATTCATAGCCAGTTACCGGCTGTTGCGGCTACTATTAAAAATATCGATTCCTCGGTTAAAATTGCTTACGTGATGACGGATGGAGGTGCTTTACCCATCGTTTTCAGCGACCTGGTTTATAAACTCAAAACATTAAACCTTATTGATGCAACCATAACTGCAGGTCATGCATTTGGCGGCGACTATGAAGCGATAAATGTTTACAGCAGTTTAATTGCCGCTAAATATGTTGCTAAAGCAGATATTGCAGTGGTAATTATGGGGCCGGGAATTACCGGAACAGATACCCCTTTGGGTTTTAGCGGTATTGAGCAGGGGGAAATTATTAATGCCGTCCATAATTTAAATGGTCAAAGCATAGCTATCCCCCGGATAAGTTTTAGCGACAAGCGAGAGCGGCACTATGGAGTAAGTCATCATACACTTACTTGTTTATCTAAAGTGGCTTTGGCAAGCTCTGTGGTCACTTTGCCTGAAATGTCCGCGGATAAGATGGAAATTGTCAATAATCAGTTTAGACAGTGCGGGGTAAATTCCAAACACAAAATAGAGATCATGGCCAATGACGAAACTTTGTCCTCACTTGAAAAATATGATTTAAAAGTAACAACGATGGGCAGAACCTCTTCTGAAGAGCCGGAGTTCTTTAAGGCAGCCGGTTGCGCCGGTCTTTATGCCCTGAGATTACTGAAAAGATCAGGTGAAAAGATTGTCGGAAGCTGAGTATTTTGACAAAAAGTTTAAAAAGATAAAATCTAAAGTCATGTTCAAGGGCAAAATTTTAAATTTGCGATTAGATGAGGTTGAGTTGCCCAACGGAAAGATAGTGGAGCGTGAGGTTGTTGAACATAAAGGGGCAGTTGGCATAGTGCCCGTCACATCGGATAATGAAGTTGTTCTAATTAAGCAGTACAGGTACCCCATCGATAAAGTAATTTGGGAGATACCGGCTGGATTACTCGACGAAGATGAGAGCCCTTTAAGTTGTGCTATCCGCGAATTAAAAGAAGAAACGGGATATACCGCCAAGACATTTATCAAGATGGCTGAATTTTATCTTACTCCGGGAAACAGCAATGAATACTTTCATCTCTATTTGGCGAAAGACTTAACAGAAGGAGACACGAAACTCGAAGATGATGAATTTTTAGAGTTAAAACATGTTTCTTTAGAAAATGCTTTAAAGTTAGTTATGAGTAATGAAAT from Candidatus Oleimmundimicrobium sp. includes:
- a CDS encoding DUF3866 family protein, with product MIDFREGTVNEIVRRRKDLTEIKVKLEVDTCIAVNLDSLTGDIAIGDRVVLNTTAVELNLGTGGKHFVLWNFRHHVIKASGAGHIMKLRYTPLQLKLLSVEEQKSPYHKVMQNTDLKGMPVIVGSIHSQLPAVAATIKNIDSSVKIAYVMTDGGALPIVFSDLVYKLKTLNLIDATITAGHAFGGDYEAINVYSSLIAAKYVAKADIAVVIMGPGITGTDTPLGFSGIEQGEIINAVHNLNGQSIAIPRISFSDKRERHYGVSHHTLTCLSKVALASSVVTLPEMSADKMEIVNNQFRQCGVNSKHKIEIMANDETLSSLEKYDLKVTTMGRTSSEEPEFFKAAGCAGLYALRLLKRSGEKIVGS
- a CDS encoding NUDIX hydrolase, translating into MSEAEYFDKKFKKIKSKVMFKGKILNLRLDEVELPNGKIVEREVVEHKGAVGIVPVTSDNEVVLIKQYRYPIDKVIWEIPAGLLDEDESPLSCAIRELKEETGYTAKTFIKMAEFYLTPGNSNEYFHLYLAKDLTEGDTKLEDDEFLELKHVSLENALKLVMSNEIKDAKTMIGFCLAEKILKNQKDKS